A window of the Falco biarmicus isolate bFalBia1 chromosome 10, bFalBia1.pri, whole genome shotgun sequence genome harbors these coding sequences:
- the LOC130156261 gene encoding L-lactate dehydrogenase A chain: protein MSLKDQLIHNVHKQEQSHAHNKISVVGVGAVGMACAISILMKDLADELALVDVVEDKLRGEMLDLQHGSLFLRTPKIISGKDYSVTAHSKLVIVTAGARQQEGESRLNLVQRNVNIFKFIIPNVVKYSPDCKLLIVSNPVDILTYVAWKISGFPKHRVIGSGCNLDSARFRHLMGERLGIHPLSCHGWIVGEHGDSSVPVWSGVNVAGVSLKALHPDLGTDADKEHWKEVHKQVVDSAYEVIKLKGYTSWAIGLSVADLAETIMKNLRRVHPISTIVKGLHGIKDDVFLSVPCVLGNSGITDVVKMILKPEEEDKLRKSADTLWGIQKELQF, encoded by the exons ATGTCTCTCAAGGATCAGCTCATCCACAATGTCCACAAACAGGAGCAGAGTCATGCCCACAATAAGATCAGTGTGGTTGGTGTGGGTGCAGTTGGAATGGCCTGTGCTATCAGCATCCTGATGAAG GACTTGGCTGATGAACTTGCCCTTGTTGATGTCGTGGAGGACAAGCTCAGAGGAGAGATGCTAGATCTCCAGCATGGGAGCCTTTTCCTTAGAACACCAAAAATCATCTCTGGCAAAG ATTACAGTGTGACTGCACACTCCAAGCTGGTCATTGTCACTGCTGGTGCCCGTCAGCAAGAAGGAGAAAGCCGCCTGAACTTGGTCCAGCGCAACGTCAATATCTTCAAATTCATCATTCCTAATGTTGTTAAATACAGTCCTGATTGCAAGCTGCTTATTGTTTCAAACCCAG TGGATATTTTGACCTACGTGGCGTGGAAGATCAGTGGCTTTCCTAAACACCGTGTTATTGGTAGTGGCTGCAATCTGGACTCTGCCCGTTTCCGCCACCTCATGGGAGAAAGACTGGGCATCCATCCTCTGAGCTGCCATGGATGGATTGTTGGAGAGCATGGAGATTCCAGTG TACCTGTCTGGAGCGGAGTAAATGTTGCTGGCGTCTCCCTGAAGGCTCTTCATCCAGACTTGGGAACTGATGCAGACAAGGAGCACTGGAAGGAGGTCCATAAGCAGGTGGTGGACAg TGCCTATGAGGTCATCAAACTGAAGGGGTACACATCATGGGCTATTGGCCTTTCTGTGGCAGACCTAGCTGAAACTATTATGAAGAATTTAAGAAGAGTGCACCCGATCTCTACAATTGTTAAG GGCCTGCATGGAATAAAAGATGATGTCTTTCTAAGTGTTCCTTGTGTACTGGGCAATAGTGGCATCACTGATGTAGTGAAGATGATCCTTAAACCTGAGGAAGAAGACAAATTAAGGAAGAGTGCAGATACACTCTGGGGAATCCAGAAGGAATTACAGTTTTAA